Proteins co-encoded in one Arthrobacter globiformis genomic window:
- a CDS encoding L-ribulose-5-phosphate 4-epimerase, which translates to MSALLDTIARVRREVCELHAELTRYDLVVWTAGNVSGRIPGYDLMVIKPSGVSYDALTPEAMVVTDLYGTPVSSLSADADGVPAQWENPDLTPSSDTAAHAYVYRNMPDVGGVVHTHSTYATAWAARGEEIPCVLTMMGDEFGGPIPVGPFALIGDDSIGRGIVDTLRGSNSPAVLMQNHGPFTIGKDARSAVKAAVMCEEVARTVHISRQLGEPLPIDQGQIESLYDRYQNVYGR; encoded by the coding sequence ATGAGCGCCCTGCTGGACACCATTGCCCGTGTCCGCCGCGAGGTCTGCGAATTGCACGCCGAGCTGACCCGGTACGACCTGGTGGTCTGGACCGCCGGCAACGTCTCCGGCCGGATCCCCGGCTACGACCTCATGGTCATCAAGCCCTCGGGCGTCTCGTACGACGCCCTGACCCCCGAAGCCATGGTGGTCACCGATCTCTACGGCACCCCGGTCAGCAGCCTGAGCGCCGACGCCGACGGCGTACCCGCCCAGTGGGAGAACCCGGACCTCACACCGTCGTCGGACACCGCCGCGCACGCCTACGTGTACCGGAACATGCCCGACGTCGGCGGCGTGGTCCACACGCACTCCACCTATGCCACGGCCTGGGCCGCGCGGGGCGAGGAGATCCCGTGTGTGCTGACCATGATGGGCGATGAGTTCGGTGGCCCCATCCCGGTGGGCCCGTTCGCGCTCATCGGCGACGATTCGATCGGCCGCGGCATCGTGGACACCCTGCGGGGATCCAACTCGCCGGCGGTGCTGATGCAGAACCACGGCCCGTTCACCATCGGCAAGGACGCGCGCTCCGCAGTCAAGGCCGCCGTGATGTGCGAGGAGGTGGCCCGCACGGTCCACATCTCGCGCCAGCTCGGCGAGCCGCTGCCCATCGACCAGGGGCAGATCGAGTCGCTCTACGACCGCTACCAGAACGTATACGGACGCTAG
- a CDS encoding ammonium transporter yields the protein MNAGDVAWILASSALVCMMIPALALFYGGMVGSRRILNMMMMCFGGASLVAVLWALFGYSMAFGNSVNGLGLIGDVTQFVGLEPLLADKPGAALPGALFAAFQLFFACVTTALVAGAAAGRMKFGAWMVFAGVWATLVYFPIAHWVFAFDAADGSMKGGWIANGIKAIDYAGGTAVHMNAGAAALALALVLGRSKGWPKMEHSKPHSRPLVLVGAGLLWVGWFGFNAGSSLAAGHAASVVFLNTAVAAAAGLLAWALVERIRHGATTSMGAASGLVSALVAITPACGAVSPLGAVAIGAIAGAVCSLAIEWKFRLGFDDSLDVVGVHLVGGIIGTLLIGIFATDSAPNGVSGLLYGGGLRQLGIQTLATVAVLVYSFGLTWVIAKVVNVAMGLRIDEDDELRGIDLAAHSELAYLTDEDPVNLGSPIR from the coding sequence ATGAACGCTGGAGATGTTGCCTGGATCCTCGCAAGTTCCGCACTGGTGTGCATGATGATTCCCGCCCTGGCCCTCTTCTACGGGGGCATGGTGGGGTCCCGCCGGATCCTGAACATGATGATGATGTGTTTCGGCGGGGCCAGCCTCGTGGCCGTGCTGTGGGCACTGTTTGGATACTCGATGGCCTTTGGCAATTCCGTGAACGGCCTGGGCCTGATCGGGGACGTCACGCAATTCGTCGGCTTGGAGCCTTTGCTGGCGGATAAACCCGGTGCCGCCCTGCCCGGGGCCCTGTTCGCCGCGTTCCAGCTGTTCTTCGCCTGCGTGACCACCGCGCTGGTTGCCGGGGCGGCCGCCGGCAGGATGAAGTTCGGCGCCTGGATGGTGTTCGCCGGCGTATGGGCAACCCTGGTTTATTTCCCCATCGCGCACTGGGTGTTCGCGTTCGACGCGGCGGACGGCTCCATGAAAGGCGGCTGGATCGCCAACGGCATCAAGGCCATCGACTACGCCGGCGGAACAGCTGTCCACATGAACGCCGGTGCCGCCGCGCTTGCCCTGGCCCTGGTATTGGGCAGGAGCAAGGGCTGGCCCAAGATGGAGCACTCGAAGCCGCACAGCCGCCCGCTCGTACTGGTGGGCGCCGGCCTGCTCTGGGTGGGGTGGTTCGGCTTCAACGCCGGATCTTCGCTGGCCGCCGGGCACGCGGCGTCCGTGGTGTTCCTCAACACCGCGGTGGCGGCCGCTGCCGGCCTGCTCGCCTGGGCACTGGTTGAGCGCATCAGGCACGGCGCCACCACCAGTATGGGCGCCGCCTCGGGCCTGGTCTCCGCCCTCGTCGCCATCACCCCCGCCTGCGGTGCCGTCAGCCCGCTCGGGGCCGTGGCCATCGGCGCCATCGCCGGCGCGGTCTGCTCACTCGCGATCGAATGGAAGTTCCGGCTGGGATTCGACGATTCCCTGGACGTGGTGGGCGTGCACCTCGTGGGCGGCATCATCGGCACGCTCCTGATTGGCATCTTCGCCACGGACAGCGCACCAAATGGAGTCAGTGGCCTGCTCTACGGCGGCGGACTCCGGCAGCTCGGTATCCAGACACTTGCCACGGTAGCCGTGCTGGTCTATTCCTTCGGGTTGACATGGGTCATCGCGAAGGTCGTGAACGTGGCCATGGGGCTGCGAATCGACGAGGATGACGAACTCCGCGGCATCGATCTGGCCGCACACTCCGAGCTTGCCTACCTCACGGATGAGGACCCGGTGAACCTCGGTTCTCCGATCCGCTGA
- a CDS encoding GNAT family N-acetyltransferase — protein sequence MHDPRVRPLLDELAVEYDTRYGDLFGRGAAAEELNRYPAEEFEAPSGALLIIQENGESVAGGAYRRYDAATAEFKRIWTHSAHRRRGLARRVLAELERLAVERGYRSVYLTTGPRQPEAKHLYLNTGYTAQFDLAADPETIGPLAFTKGLALLEN from the coding sequence ATGCACGACCCCCGGGTCCGGCCGCTCCTGGACGAGCTGGCTGTCGAGTACGACACCCGCTACGGCGACCTGTTCGGCCGGGGCGCGGCTGCGGAGGAACTGAACAGATACCCGGCCGAGGAATTCGAGGCGCCGTCCGGTGCACTGCTGATCATCCAGGAGAACGGCGAGTCCGTGGCCGGCGGAGCCTACCGCCGGTACGACGCGGCAACCGCCGAGTTCAAGCGGATCTGGACGCACTCTGCCCACCGGCGGCGCGGCCTCGCGCGGCGGGTACTGGCGGAGCTGGAGCGGTTGGCGGTCGAGCGCGGGTACCGCAGCGTCTACCTCACCACGGGTCCGCGCCAGCCGGAGGCCAAGCACCTGTACCTGAACACCGGGTACACGGCGCAGTTCGACCTGGCCGCCGATCCCGAGACCATCGGGCCGCTGGCGTTCACGAAGGGTCTGGCTCTCCTGGAAAACTGA
- the araA gene encoding L-arabinose isomerase: MSTANNTSLEHYEVWFLTGSQHLYGEDVLKQVAAQSQEIAAALNESSEVPVKLVWKPVLTDSDAIRRTALEANSDDSVIGVTAWMHTFSPAKMWIQGLDLLRKPLLHLHTQANVELPWADIDFDFMNLNQAAHGDREFGYIQSRLGVPRKTVVGHVSNPDVARQVGVWQRASAGWAAVRNLKLTRFGDNMRNVAVTEGDKTEAELRFGVSVNTWSVNELADAVHGSAESDVDTLVAEYERLYDVAPELRSGGARHESLRYSARIELGLRSFLEANGSAAFTTSFEDLGELRQLPGMAVQRLMADGYGFGAEGDWKTAILIRAAKVMGAGLPGGASLMEDYTYHLVPGQERILGAHMLEVCPSLTATKPRVEIHPLGIGGKEDPVRMVFDTDAGPGVVVALSDMRDRFRLVANAVDVVDLDEPLPNLPVARALWEPKPDFATSAAAWLTAGAAHHTVLSTQVGVDVFEDFAEIAQTELLTIDEGTTLKQFKKELAWNAAYYRLAGRL, translated from the coding sequence ATGTCCACCGCCAACAACACCTCCCTCGAGCACTACGAGGTTTGGTTCCTGACCGGCAGCCAGCACCTCTACGGCGAGGACGTGCTGAAGCAGGTGGCCGCCCAGTCGCAGGAGATCGCTGCCGCGCTGAACGAATCCTCCGAGGTGCCGGTCAAGCTTGTCTGGAAGCCCGTGCTGACGGATTCGGACGCCATCCGCCGGACCGCGCTGGAGGCCAACTCCGACGATTCGGTGATCGGCGTGACGGCGTGGATGCACACGTTCTCCCCGGCGAAGATGTGGATCCAGGGCCTGGACCTGCTCCGCAAGCCCCTCCTGCACCTGCACACCCAGGCCAACGTGGAACTGCCTTGGGCGGACATCGACTTCGACTTCATGAACCTGAACCAGGCCGCGCACGGCGACCGCGAGTTCGGCTACATCCAGTCCCGGCTGGGTGTGCCGCGCAAGACCGTCGTGGGCCACGTGTCCAACCCCGACGTGGCCCGTCAGGTGGGCGTCTGGCAGCGCGCCTCCGCCGGTTGGGCGGCCGTCCGGAACCTGAAGCTGACCCGCTTCGGGGACAACATGCGCAACGTCGCCGTCACCGAAGGTGACAAGACCGAGGCGGAGCTGCGCTTCGGCGTCTCGGTCAACACCTGGTCGGTCAACGAACTCGCCGACGCCGTCCACGGCTCGGCGGAGTCCGACGTCGACACCCTGGTCGCCGAGTACGAACGGCTTTACGACGTGGCGCCGGAGCTTCGCTCCGGCGGTGCCCGCCATGAGTCACTGCGCTACAGTGCCCGCATCGAGCTCGGGCTGCGCAGCTTCCTCGAAGCCAACGGCTCTGCAGCCTTCACCACCTCCTTCGAGGATCTCGGCGAGCTGCGGCAGCTGCCGGGAATGGCCGTCCAGCGGCTCATGGCGGACGGCTACGGCTTCGGTGCCGAGGGCGACTGGAAGACGGCCATCCTGATCCGCGCGGCCAAGGTCATGGGCGCCGGACTGCCCGGCGGCGCTTCGCTCATGGAGGACTACACCTATCACCTGGTGCCCGGCCAGGAGAGGATCCTCGGCGCCCACATGCTGGAGGTCTGCCCTTCGCTAACCGCCACCAAGCCGCGCGTCGAAATCCACCCGCTGGGCATCGGCGGCAAGGAGGACCCGGTCCGCATGGTCTTCGACACCGACGCCGGCCCCGGCGTCGTGGTCGCACTGTCCGACATGCGCGACCGCTTCCGCCTCGTGGCGAACGCCGTCGACGTCGTCGACCTCGACGAGCCGCTGCCCAACCTGCCGGTCGCACGCGCCCTCTGGGAACCGAAGCCCGACTTCGCCACCTCCGCGGCCGCCTGGCTCACCGCCGGGGCCGCGCACCACACGGTTCTTTCCACCCAGGTGGGCGTGGACGTGTTCGAGGACTTCGCCGAAATCGCCCAGACCGAGCTGCTCACCATCGACGAAGGCACCACCCTCAAGCAGTTCAAGAAGGAACTGGCCTGGAACGCCGCTTACTACAGGCTGGCCGGCAGGCTGTGA
- a CDS encoding LacI family DNA-binding transcriptional regulator: MAKTNARLPRLEDVAERAGVSHQTVSRVINNHPNVSKATRERVEAAVAELGYRRNTAARSLVTRRSQTIGVLGSELSQYGPANTLLGVEQAARDAGYFVSIAALRSVSREAIFDAIRHFLDQSVDGIVVIVPHSETLLALAELNPGVPVVAVGSLGSEGVSGAMVDQKRGAELAVGHLIEQGHRRIGHIAGPQDWIDAVARAEGWSAALRAAGLDDSLVVEGDWSAGSGYEIGRKLAAERTATALFVGNDQMSLGLLRAFNEAGVRVPEDVSVVGFDDQPESGYFTPPLTTVRQDFEELGRRCMDLMLSAIENGDTVSTTVVEPELVVRRSTSAPA, from the coding sequence ATGGCAAAAACCAATGCCCGGCTGCCCCGGCTTGAGGATGTGGCGGAGCGCGCGGGAGTCTCGCACCAGACTGTGTCCCGGGTGATCAACAACCATCCCAACGTCAGCAAGGCCACGCGTGAGCGCGTCGAGGCCGCCGTTGCCGAGCTGGGCTACCGGCGCAATACTGCGGCGCGGAGCCTGGTGACCCGGAGGTCGCAGACCATCGGCGTACTTGGCAGCGAGTTGTCCCAGTACGGTCCCGCCAACACGCTGCTCGGGGTCGAACAGGCCGCGCGCGACGCCGGCTACTTCGTGAGCATCGCGGCCCTGAGGTCGGTGAGCCGGGAGGCGATTTTCGATGCCATCCGGCACTTCCTGGACCAGTCCGTGGACGGCATTGTAGTGATCGTGCCGCATTCCGAGACGCTCCTCGCCCTGGCGGAACTGAATCCCGGCGTGCCGGTGGTGGCCGTGGGGTCGCTGGGCAGTGAGGGGGTCAGTGGCGCCATGGTGGACCAGAAGCGGGGGGCCGAGCTCGCCGTCGGGCATTTGATTGAGCAGGGCCACCGCCGGATCGGCCACATTGCCGGTCCGCAGGACTGGATTGATGCGGTGGCGCGTGCCGAGGGCTGGAGTGCTGCACTTCGCGCGGCCGGGCTGGATGACAGCCTGGTGGTCGAGGGGGACTGGAGCGCGGGCAGCGGCTATGAGATCGGCCGGAAGCTGGCTGCCGAACGGACTGCCACCGCGCTGTTCGTGGGCAACGACCAGATGTCCCTGGGCCTGCTCCGTGCCTTCAACGAGGCCGGCGTCAGGGTCCCCGAGGATGTCTCGGTGGTGGGCTTCGACGACCAGCCGGAGTCGGGCTATTTCACGCCGCCGCTCACCACCGTGCGCCAGGACTTCGAGGAGCTGGGCAGGCGCTGCATGGACCTGATGCTGAGCGCCATTGAGAACGGGGACACCGTCAGCACCACGGTGGTGGAGCCCGAGCTGGTAGTCCGCCGGAGCACGTCCGCCCCGGCCTGA
- a CDS encoding FG-GAP-like repeat-containing protein: MDGKVHHSGGGSSARHMLTDLLLLLALFLGYLPGATPARAVSLNGHDISWPQCPTAVGGFGLPLPPASSQFVVIGLTKGLPFTENPCLASQVAWASSNRKPAQAYTMAAFPKAAQLTTYRSQGPWSAATRAGQLSNVGYAEARFAVASLARVRFAPRVVWIDVEPRPAQPWPTATAPQQRENRYIVEGLMRGLRDSGYSYGVYSFASGWASITGSWRLSGVPVWATAGRLDFPGEAQNLCRTASFSGGRVYLSQWYDDVRDYDLTCDPYAFTPLPVPASTLSRSTGDFNGDWNTDILARVSATAELRLYRGNGRGSPLPGVRIGNGWRGYSALETPGDFNGDGPLDVLAREDATGILWLYRGNGTGGFLPRIRIGAGWNIFSAIIGPGDFNGDQRVDILARESATGFLWLYRGNGTGGFLPRVKVGAGWNAINALAGPGDMNGDGTVDVLARERASGVLWLYRGSGTGGWLPRVRVGAGWNVMTAVVSPGDFNGDRNPDLLARDAAGVLWLYPGLGTGLLASRVRISAGWNGLAPLF; this comes from the coding sequence ATGGACGGCAAAGTTCATCATTCTGGGGGCGGATCTTCCGCACGGCACATGCTGACGGACCTCCTGCTCCTGCTCGCCTTATTCCTTGGTTACTTGCCCGGTGCCACGCCCGCGCGCGCCGTATCGCTCAACGGCCACGACATTTCCTGGCCCCAATGCCCGACGGCGGTGGGCGGCTTCGGCCTGCCGCTCCCGCCGGCGTCGTCCCAGTTCGTGGTGATCGGCCTGACGAAGGGACTGCCCTTCACGGAGAACCCGTGCCTGGCCAGCCAGGTCGCCTGGGCATCCAGCAACCGCAAGCCGGCCCAGGCGTACACCATGGCCGCCTTTCCCAAGGCCGCCCAGCTCACCACCTACCGGTCCCAGGGACCGTGGTCAGCAGCCACCCGGGCGGGGCAGCTCTCCAATGTCGGCTACGCGGAAGCACGGTTCGCGGTGGCAAGCCTGGCGCGGGTCCGGTTTGCGCCGCGCGTGGTGTGGATCGACGTCGAGCCCCGACCGGCCCAGCCGTGGCCCACCGCGACTGCGCCGCAGCAGCGCGAAAACCGTTACATCGTCGAGGGCCTAATGCGCGGCCTGCGCGATTCCGGCTACTCCTACGGCGTGTACTCGTTCGCTTCGGGCTGGGCCAGCATCACCGGTTCCTGGCGGCTCTCCGGCGTTCCGGTGTGGGCCACCGCCGGCCGGCTGGATTTCCCCGGCGAAGCCCAGAACCTCTGCCGCACCGCCAGCTTCTCCGGCGGCCGCGTGTACCTCTCGCAGTGGTACGACGACGTCCGGGACTACGACCTGACCTGCGACCCCTACGCCTTCACTCCCCTGCCTGTTCCGGCGTCCACCCTGTCCCGGTCGACGGGCGACTTCAACGGGGACTGGAACACCGACATCCTGGCCCGCGTGAGCGCGACGGCCGAACTGCGGCTGTACCGGGGGAACGGCCGCGGCAGTCCGCTCCCCGGCGTGCGGATCGGTAATGGCTGGCGGGGCTACAGCGCCCTTGAGACGCCCGGCGACTTCAACGGCGATGGCCCGCTGGACGTCCTCGCCCGGGAGGACGCCACCGGCATCCTCTGGCTGTACCGCGGCAACGGCACCGGGGGGTTCCTTCCGCGGATTAGGATCGGCGCGGGCTGGAACATCTTTAGCGCGATCATCGGCCCCGGTGATTTCAACGGTGACCAGCGCGTGGACATCCTTGCCCGAGAGTCTGCCACCGGCTTCCTCTGGCTGTACCGCGGCAACGGCACGGGCGGGTTCCTGCCCCGGGTCAAAGTGGGCGCCGGCTGGAACGCCATCAATGCTTTGGCAGGCCCAGGCGACATGAACGGCGACGGCACCGTCGACGTCCTGGCACGCGAGCGCGCCAGCGGCGTCCTGTGGCTGTACCGCGGCAGCGGCACCGGCGGCTGGCTCCCCCGCGTCCGGGTGGGCGCCGGCTGGAACGTCATGACCGCCGTCGTAAGTCCCGGCGATTTCAACGGCGACCGCAACCCGGACCTGCTGGCGCGCGATGCCGCCGGCGTCCTGTGGCTCTACCCCGGGCTTGGCACAGGTCTGTTAGCCTCCCGCGTGCGCATCAGCGCCGGGTGGAACGGACTCGCCCCGCTGTTCTAG
- a CDS encoding multicopper oxidase family protein — translation MSEETATTNEVSRRNLLRLSAAGGAGAALVAAQGWAGPLLAQKGLLSPDGAFAASSTALGDLLFYIEAFPTSPLILTPFKDQLPIPKALAPTPAFGDGFAKGYTEWSDPPGPGDGQQSSFKNERHQIWSPTPGGPDPLVYKIDILLRQHAFTTSQVLPIDANGRPTISFDDKRKTYPAGTKRTLPLSTIYGFNGTFPGPMINAEYGKPALVRFENHLDENPLNLDRQDFGSPDWSFLTHLHNGHTAPESDGNPHYTMVSGPKYEGYMPKTFCDNLYLNWPAGGDDREKQSFFWFHDHRMDHTGSNVYKGMVGLYPIYDPKNGMDMGDERQGLRLPGVRRDNPDGSFDVDYDVPLAFYDCRLDDGVTMHKDIHDVQKEFPAAKNPAKHPEWWGKTFYKHFPNHGFVGDIFTVNGTAYPVMEVKRRKYRFRFLDASIARIYEFKLMSSTKGPKTSVSLGYKGDELEGQYRIPDAQQCMQFTQIASDGGLLPFPIKRDSFELWPAKRREVVVDFTRYQDGTPTTKGDVIYLTNVMKMPNGRMWTNSSRFAPDPAYKVPVLKFVIGEDAPDDSEIPVKMRDLPPLPSNWQSMLDNRLIFEVERGSGGGETEWLINGKPFTPNTVATSLKNRAGRSPLAQQKKGSYNLWEIRNGGGGWVHPFHLHMEEHRTVMRNGRDVTRGGDKGHPDDVSREDLVALDPGESVIIYRGFRDFVGPYVAHCHNLAHEDHAMMFGWEITP, via the coding sequence ATGTCAGAAGAAACCGCAACCACTAACGAAGTGTCCCGCCGCAATCTCTTGCGGCTCAGTGCGGCCGGAGGCGCCGGCGCGGCCCTCGTCGCCGCCCAGGGCTGGGCGGGCCCGCTGCTCGCGCAGAAGGGACTCCTTTCGCCCGACGGCGCATTCGCCGCTTCGTCCACCGCCCTCGGGGACCTGTTGTTCTACATCGAGGCGTTCCCAACCAGCCCGCTGATCCTGACGCCGTTCAAGGACCAGCTGCCCATTCCCAAAGCCCTGGCCCCCACCCCGGCCTTCGGCGACGGCTTTGCTAAGGGCTACACCGAGTGGAGCGACCCGCCCGGCCCGGGGGATGGCCAGCAGAGTTCCTTCAAGAATGAGCGGCACCAGATCTGGTCACCAACTCCTGGCGGTCCCGACCCGCTTGTCTACAAGATCGACATCCTGCTGCGGCAGCACGCGTTCACCACGTCGCAGGTGCTGCCTATCGATGCGAACGGCCGCCCCACGATTTCCTTCGATGACAAGCGTAAGACGTACCCGGCCGGGACCAAGCGCACGCTGCCGCTGAGCACCATCTACGGCTTCAACGGAACCTTCCCCGGCCCGATGATCAACGCCGAGTACGGCAAGCCGGCGCTGGTGCGGTTTGAGAACCACCTGGACGAGAACCCGCTGAACCTGGACCGGCAGGACTTCGGCTCGCCGGACTGGTCCTTCCTGACCCACCTGCACAACGGCCACACGGCACCGGAGAGCGACGGCAACCCGCACTACACCATGGTGAGCGGGCCCAAGTATGAGGGCTACATGCCGAAGACGTTCTGCGACAACCTGTACCTGAACTGGCCCGCCGGCGGCGACGACCGGGAGAAGCAGAGCTTCTTCTGGTTCCATGACCACCGGATGGACCACACCGGCTCCAATGTCTACAAGGGCATGGTGGGCCTCTATCCGATCTACGACCCGAAGAACGGCATGGACATGGGCGACGAGCGCCAGGGCCTGCGGCTGCCGGGTGTCCGCAGGGACAACCCGGACGGGTCCTTCGACGTCGACTACGACGTCCCGCTGGCCTTCTACGACTGCCGGCTCGACGACGGCGTCACCATGCACAAGGACATCCACGACGTGCAGAAGGAGTTCCCGGCCGCCAAGAACCCGGCAAAGCATCCCGAGTGGTGGGGCAAGACCTTCTACAAGCACTTCCCCAACCATGGGTTCGTGGGCGACATCTTCACCGTGAACGGCACCGCCTACCCGGTCATGGAGGTGAAGCGGCGCAAGTACCGCTTCCGGTTCCTGGACGCCTCCATCGCACGGATCTACGAGTTCAAGCTGATGAGCTCCACGAAGGGTCCCAAGACCTCCGTCTCGCTTGGTTACAAGGGCGACGAGCTCGAGGGGCAGTACCGCATCCCGGACGCGCAGCAGTGCATGCAGTTCACCCAGATCGCGTCCGACGGCGGCCTGTTGCCGTTCCCGATCAAACGCGACTCCTTTGAGCTGTGGCCGGCCAAGCGACGCGAGGTAGTGGTCGACTTCACGCGGTACCAGGACGGAACGCCCACCACCAAGGGTGACGTCATCTACCTCACCAACGTGATGAAGATGCCCAACGGCCGGATGTGGACCAACTCCTCCCGGTTCGCGCCCGACCCCGCTTACAAAGTCCCGGTGCTCAAGTTCGTGATCGGCGAAGACGCTCCGGACGACAGCGAGATCCCCGTGAAGATGCGCGACCTTCCGCCGCTGCCGAGCAACTGGCAGAGCATGCTGGACAACCGGTTGATCTTCGAAGTGGAGCGCGGATCCGGAGGCGGCGAAACCGAGTGGCTCATCAACGGCAAGCCCTTCACCCCGAATACCGTTGCCACCAGCCTCAAGAACCGTGCTGGCCGCTCGCCGCTCGCCCAGCAGAAGAAAGGCAGCTACAACCTTTGGGAAATCCGCAACGGCGGCGGCGGCTGGGTCCATCCCTTCCACCTCCACATGGAGGAGCACCGGACCGTCATGCGCAACGGCAGGGACGTCACCCGTGGCGGCGACAAGGGTCATCCCGACGATGTGTCACGTGAGGACCTGGTGGCCCTGGATCCGGGCGAGTCGGTGATCATCTACCGCGGGTTCCGGGACTTCGTCGGACCGTACGTGGCCCACTGCCACAACCTGGCGCATGAGGACCACGCTATGATGTTCGGCTGGGAAATCACGCCATGA
- the araB gene encoding ribulokinase, with protein sequence MDVTADGSENYVIGVDYGTLSGRAVVVRVRDGKELGSGVFDYPHAVVTETLPADVADTAEGTAARLPGEWALQVPNDYRDVLRHAVPAAIADAGIDPAAVVGIATDFTACTMVPVKADGTPLNEVPGFANRPHAYVKLWRHHAAQGQADRINALAAELGESWLPRYGGLISSEWEFAKGLQLLEEDPEAYAEMDHWVEAADWIVWQLCGNYVRNACTAGYKGIYQDGHYPSDDFLAALNPQFKDFVSAKLDHTIGRLGDAAGYLTAEAAAWTGLPEGIAVAVGNVDAHVTAPAAKAVEPGQLVAIMGTSTCHVMNGAELHEVPGMCGVVDGGIVDGLWGYEAGQSGVGDIFGWFTKYGVPPEYHQAAAAAGQGIHEYLTDLASGQAIGQHGLIALDWHSGNRSVLVDHELSGVVVGQTLATRPEDIYRALLEATAFGTRTIVEAFRDSGVPVKEFIVAGGLLKNRLLMQIYSDVTGLQLSTIGSTQGPALGSAIHAAVAAGKYADVRAASETMGAAPGAVYTPIPENVAAYDELFREYRTLHDYFGRGTNDVMHRLKAIQRNAVQPANARSTNVQSLLTEEVSA encoded by the coding sequence ATGGACGTCACAGCAGACGGCAGCGAAAACTATGTCATCGGGGTGGACTACGGCACCCTGTCCGGCCGGGCCGTGGTTGTGCGGGTCCGGGACGGCAAGGAACTCGGCAGCGGCGTGTTCGACTACCCGCACGCGGTAGTCACCGAAACGCTTCCGGCGGACGTGGCGGACACGGCCGAAGGAACAGCCGCCCGCCTGCCCGGGGAATGGGCGCTGCAGGTGCCCAACGACTACCGCGACGTGCTCCGGCACGCCGTTCCGGCCGCAATCGCTGACGCCGGAATCGACCCGGCCGCCGTCGTCGGGATCGCCACGGACTTCACGGCCTGCACCATGGTGCCCGTCAAGGCTGACGGAACCCCGCTGAACGAGGTGCCGGGCTTCGCGAACCGCCCGCACGCGTATGTGAAGCTGTGGCGCCACCACGCCGCGCAGGGCCAGGCGGACCGTATCAACGCGCTCGCCGCCGAGCTGGGCGAATCCTGGCTGCCGCGGTACGGCGGACTGATCTCGTCCGAGTGGGAATTCGCCAAGGGGCTGCAGCTGCTGGAGGAGGACCCCGAGGCCTACGCCGAAATGGACCACTGGGTGGAGGCCGCCGACTGGATTGTGTGGCAGCTCTGCGGAAACTACGTCCGCAACGCCTGCACCGCCGGGTACAAGGGCATCTACCAGGACGGGCACTACCCGTCCGATGACTTCCTCGCCGCCCTGAACCCGCAGTTCAAGGACTTCGTCAGCGCCAAGCTGGACCACACCATCGGACGCCTGGGCGACGCCGCCGGCTACCTGACCGCCGAGGCCGCCGCCTGGACCGGGCTCCCGGAGGGCATCGCCGTCGCTGTGGGCAACGTGGACGCACACGTCACCGCCCCGGCAGCGAAGGCAGTGGAGCCGGGCCAGCTCGTGGCCATCATGGGCACCTCCACCTGCCACGTCATGAACGGCGCCGAACTCCATGAGGTGCCGGGAATGTGCGGCGTGGTGGACGGCGGCATTGTCGACGGGCTCTGGGGGTACGAGGCCGGACAATCCGGCGTTGGCGACATCTTCGGCTGGTTCACCAAGTACGGCGTTCCGCCGGAATACCACCAGGCCGCGGCCGCAGCTGGACAGGGCATCCATGAATACCTGACGGACCTGGCCTCCGGGCAGGCGATCGGCCAGCACGGCCTGATCGCGCTCGACTGGCACTCCGGCAACCGCTCCGTGCTGGTGGACCACGAGCTCTCCGGCGTGGTCGTCGGCCAGACCCTGGCCACCCGGCCGGAGGACATTTACCGGGCGCTGCTCGAGGCCACCGCCTTCGGCACCCGCACCATCGTGGAGGCCTTCCGCGATTCCGGCGTCCCGGTGAAGGAATTCATCGTGGCCGGCGGCCTGCTGAAAAACCGACTCCTCATGCAGATCTACTCGGACGTGACCGGACTCCAGCTCTCCACCATCGGCTCCACGCAGGGCCCGGCCCTGGGTTCGGCCATCCACGCGGCCGTCGCCGCCGGAAAGTATGCCGATGTCCGGGCCGCCTCCGAGACGATGGGCGCCGCCCCCGGCGCCGTCTACACCCCCATCCCGGAAAACGTTGCAGCGTACGACGAACTGTTCCGCGAGTACCGGACCCTCCACGATTACTTCGGCAGGGGAACCAACGACGTCATGCACCGGCTCAAGGCCATCCAGCGCAACGCCGTTCAGCCGGCCAACGCCCGGTCAACCAACGTCCAGTCCCTGCTTACCGAGGAGGTTTCGGCATGA